Proteins from one Nicotiana tabacum cultivar K326 chromosome 23, ASM71507v2, whole genome shotgun sequence genomic window:
- the LOC107803748 gene encoding uncharacterized protein LOC107803748 isoform X2 has protein sequence MAITRRPADIGKPKEQRAVEASEVKHNLVTELVKNFGGGRTKFQDFDEREHIAADDAENLSDIDDFEVVGYLNNKKEMHYKKILWEKMNKEFAKGKKRKQETGGKKDVRAKRSAKTTERVENKRTSSKINYDALQKLTDDLNQVSEEAELGRLEPKACANGDSADNLNIGFHDLEQENAYGEDDDSYRDNNDDSCYGYETGYYNSEDFDTDY, from the exons ATGGCCATCACACGGAGACCCGCCGACATTGGCAAACCTAAAGAACAAAGG GCGGTGGAAGCGTCCGAAGTCAAACATAATTTGGTTACAGAACTTGTGAAAAACTTCGGCG GTGGTAGGACTAAATTTCAGGATTTTGATGAGAGAGAACATATAGCTGCAGATGATGCAGAAAATCTATCCGACATTGATGATTTCGAG GTTGTTGGATATCTCAATAACAAGAAGGAGATGCATTACAAGAAAATCTTATGGGAAAAAATGAATAAAGAGTTTGCAAAG GGGAAGAAACGAAAACAGGAAACTGGAGGTAAAAAAGATGTCCGTGCGAAGAGATCTGCTAAAACAACTGAAAGAGTTGAGAACAAG AGAACAAGTTCGAAAATAAATTATGATGCTTTGCAGAAGCTGACTGACGATTTG AATCAAGTTTCTGAAGAGGCAGAGCTAGGACGATTGGAACCTAAGGCTTGCGCTAATGGTGATTCAGCTGATAACCTGAACATTGGGTTCCATGATCTTGAACAGGAGAATGCGTATGGTGAAGATGATGACTCATATAGAGACAATAATGATGATTCATGCTATGGATATGAAACTGGATACTataatagtgaagattttgatACTGATTATTGA
- the LOC107803748 gene encoding uncharacterized protein LOC107803748 isoform X3, with product MAITRRPADIGKPKEQRAVEASEVKHNLVTELVKNFGGGRTKFQDFDEREHIAADDAENLSDIDDFEVVGYLNNKKEMHYKKILWEKMNKEFAKSDDKLQGKKRKQETGGKKDVRAKRSAKTTERVENKRTSSKINYDALQKLTDDLDLKDGNYDFSEKEKRKKGGAMQSGKLTW from the exons ATGGCCATCACACGGAGACCCGCCGACATTGGCAAACCTAAAGAACAAAGG GCGGTGGAAGCGTCCGAAGTCAAACATAATTTGGTTACAGAACTTGTGAAAAACTTCGGCG GTGGTAGGACTAAATTTCAGGATTTTGATGAGAGAGAACATATAGCTGCAGATGATGCAGAAAATCTATCCGACATTGATGATTTCGAG GTTGTTGGATATCTCAATAACAAGAAGGAGATGCATTACAAGAAAATCTTATGGGAAAAAATGAATAAAGAGTTTGCAAAG AGTGATGATAAATTACAGGGGAAGAAACGAAAACAGGAAACTGGAGGTAAAAAAGATGTCCGTGCGAAGAGATCTGCTAAAACAACTGAAAGAGTTGAGAACAAG AGAACAAGTTCGAAAATAAATTATGATGCTTTGCAGAAGCTGACTGACGATTTG GATCTGAAAGATGGAAATTATGATTtttctgaaaaagaaaagagaaagaaggggGGGGCTATGCAAAGTGGGAAGCTTACTTGGTAA
- the LOC107803751 gene encoding zinc finger CCCH domain-containing protein 18, producing the protein MAAEEEERAVLERELELQLEEQRDALHSLAQALSSDPSNPELLEVHEELVQSIKDAEEGLLHLKRARLLLEVDAIHCPKKEPANIEVEPLDPKEVKAEPLVDEEYSVGSKCRFRNNDGRWYNGLVVGLEGSRSAKICFLTPTSENMVMCKFFLQQRCRFGSSCRLSHGINIPISSLKKYIPMKWDPSLAGSSIWALSDSKVGLWKEAELESWDEKLNLGHVVFRDDGSSAMLGAENIELSEHAEASDEEESYSGSKESDSSDYEDDSSQGLGFVESTALQHGVQTETTLFTKWENHTRGIASRMMANMGYREGMGLGASGQGMVDPIPVKVLPRKLSLDHAVGSHEAENEDNKVKKRSRGGKRKREKKFAAAARAAKEEEESRPDVFTLINNQLAVHGETMNNSAVKRQQSKTNREEKKEDRRALVAYDDEIKELRIRAQKLEEMMQRNRNEKLVYEAAMRKLNETRKAIASAEAAHTSASNAVHSKEKEKRWLKF; encoded by the exons ATGGCGGCGGAGGAGGAAGAGAGAGCAGTATTGGAAAGGGAGCTGGAGCTTCAATTGGAAGAGCAGAGAGACGCCCTCCACTCTCTCGCTCAAGCCCTTTCCTCTGATCCTTCAAATCCCGAACTCCTTGAG GTACATGAGGAGCTTGTTCAGTCTATAAAAGATGCTGAGGAAGGTCTCCTCCACCTAAAACGAGCCAGGTTGTTGCTAGAGGTTGATGCTATACATTGTCCGAAGAAAGAACCTGCTAATATTGAGGTGGAGCCTCTTGATCCAAAAGAGGTTAAAGCAGAACCACTAGTGGATGAAGAGTATTCTGTTGGATCAAAATGTAGATTCCGCAACAATGACGGAAGGTGGTATAATGGCCTAGTCGTGGGGTTGGAGGGTTCTCGTTCTGCAAAAATTTGTTTCCTTACTCCAACATCTGAAAACATGGTG ATGTGCAAGTTCTTTCTACAGCAGCGATGTCGATTTGGTAGTAGTTGCCGCTTATCACACG GTATCAAcattccaatatcctcattaaAGAAGTATATCCCTATGAAATGGGATCCATCACTTGCGGGTTCCAGTATCTGGGCTCTCTCTGATAGCAAAGTTGGCCTTTGGAAAGAAGCTGAACTTGAGTCTTGGGATGAAAAGCTTAATTTGGGTCACGTTGTTTTCCGTGATGATGGAAGTTCTGCTATGCTTGGAGCTGAAAATATTGAACTGTCCGAACATGCAGAGGCTAGTGATGAAGAAGAGAGTTACTCAGGTTCCAAAGAATCTGATTCTAGTGACTATGAAGATGATAGTTCACAAGGGTTAGGATTTGTTGAAAGCACGGCCCTGCAGCATGGGGTCCAGACAGAAACGACACTGTTTACGAAGTGGGAGAATCACACACGCGGGATAGCTTCCAGGATGATGGCAAACATGGGTTACCGTGAAGGGATGGGCTTAGGCGCATCTGGACAGGGAATGGTGGATCCTATTCCTGTAAAAGTTCTCCCACGAAAACTGTCTCTTGACCATGCTGTTGGAAGCCATGAAGCTGAGAATGAAGACAACAAGGTTAAGAAAAGAAGTAGAGGTGGTAAGAGGAAACGCGAGAAGAAATTTGCAGCAGCAGCTCGGGctgcaaaagaagaagaggaatcaaGACCAGATGTGTTTACTCTTATCAATAATCAGCTTGCAGTGCATGGAGAAACCATGAATAATAGCGCAGTAAAGAGGCAGCAAAGTAAGACGAACAGGGAAGAGAAGAAAGAAGATAGGAGGGCTCTGGTTGCATATGATGATGAGATAAAAGAGTTGAGGATACGAGCTCAGAAACTGGAAGAAATGATGCAGCGGAACAGGAATGAGAAACTGGTTTATGAAGCTGCTATGAGGAAGCTAAATGAAACTCGAAAAGCTATAGCCAGTGCTGAAGCTGCTCATACTTCTGCATCTAATGCAGTTCATagcaaggaaaaagaaaagagatggCTGAAATTTTAG
- the LOC107803748 gene encoding uncharacterized protein LOC107803748 isoform X1, with protein sequence MAITRRPADIGKPKEQRAVEASEVKHNLVTELVKNFGGGRTKFQDFDEREHIAADDAENLSDIDDFEVVGYLNNKKEMHYKKILWEKMNKEFAKSDDKLQGKKRKQETGGKKDVRAKRSAKTTERVENKRTSSKINYDALQKLTDDLNQVSEEAELGRLEPKACANGDSADNLNIGFHDLEQENAYGEDDDSYRDNNDDSCYGYETGYYNSEDFDTDY encoded by the exons ATGGCCATCACACGGAGACCCGCCGACATTGGCAAACCTAAAGAACAAAGG GCGGTGGAAGCGTCCGAAGTCAAACATAATTTGGTTACAGAACTTGTGAAAAACTTCGGCG GTGGTAGGACTAAATTTCAGGATTTTGATGAGAGAGAACATATAGCTGCAGATGATGCAGAAAATCTATCCGACATTGATGATTTCGAG GTTGTTGGATATCTCAATAACAAGAAGGAGATGCATTACAAGAAAATCTTATGGGAAAAAATGAATAAAGAGTTTGCAAAG AGTGATGATAAATTACAGGGGAAGAAACGAAAACAGGAAACTGGAGGTAAAAAAGATGTCCGTGCGAAGAGATCTGCTAAAACAACTGAAAGAGTTGAGAACAAG AGAACAAGTTCGAAAATAAATTATGATGCTTTGCAGAAGCTGACTGACGATTTG AATCAAGTTTCTGAAGAGGCAGAGCTAGGACGATTGGAACCTAAGGCTTGCGCTAATGGTGATTCAGCTGATAACCTGAACATTGGGTTCCATGATCTTGAACAGGAGAATGCGTATGGTGAAGATGATGACTCATATAGAGACAATAATGATGATTCATGCTATGGATATGAAACTGGATACTataatagtgaagattttgatACTGATTATTGA